A region of Dermochelys coriacea isolate rDerCor1 chromosome 1, rDerCor1.pri.v4, whole genome shotgun sequence DNA encodes the following proteins:
- the ATP6V1FNB gene encoding protein ATP6V1FNB, whose amino-acid sequence MARQLSMDTLQQDFWKERYHKELMLHFRWHQRFGASAKAKQAQRRQAAREPLKLPALRSPAPVPQAEQPPEGPAGAAAGIQEGEMKPVAPEVRKLLYQGISQDGEGRRRYLTLRTTRAPEEKYNAPVTTNFVYGWQMGKVTNVYVPALPKCRIESFFRKNGVFSLLDPRDVAL is encoded by the exons ATGGCGCGCCAGCTGAGCATGGACACGCTGCAGCAGGACTTCTGGAAGGAGAGGTACCACAAGGAGCTGATGCTCCACTTCCGCTGGCACCAGCGCTTCGGGGCGTCCGCCAAGGCCAAGCAGGCGCAGCGGCGGCAGGCCGCCAGGGAGCCGCTCAAGCTGCCCGCCCTCCGGTCTCCGGCGCCCGTGCCCCAGGCCGAGCAGCCGCCCGAGGGGCCCGCCGGGGCCGCCGCGGGCATCCAGGAGGGGGAGATGAAGCCCGTGGCGCCGGAGGTGCGGAAGCTGCTGTACCAGGGCATCTCCCAGGACGGCGAGGGCCGGCGGCGGTACCTGACCCTCCGCACAACCCGCGCGCCCGAGGAGAAGTACAACGCCCCCGTCACCACCAACTTCGTCTACGGCTGGCAGATGG GGAAAGTCACCAACGTCTACGTGCCCGCGTTGCCCAAGTGCCGCATCGAGAGCTTCTTCCGCAAGAATGGGGTCTTCTCGCTGCTGGACCCACGCGATGTGGCCTTGTGA
- the ATP6V1F gene encoding V-type proton ATPase subunit F yields MAGRGKLIAVLGDEDTVTGFLLGGVGELNKHRRPNFLVVEKDTSLTEIEETFRSFLSREDIGIILINQFIAELIRHVLDGHTRSLPAVLEIPSKEHPYDAAKDSILRRARGMFTAEDLR; encoded by the exons ATGGCCGGGCGGGGGAAGCTGATCGCGGTGCTGGGGGACGAGGACACGGTGACGGGCTTCCTGCTGGGTGGGGTGGGCGAGCTCAACAAGCACCGCAGGCCCAACTTCCTGGTGGTGGAGAAGGACACGAGCCTGACCGAGATCGAGGAGACCTTCCG GAGCTTCCTGAGCCGCGAGGACATCGGCATCATCCTGATCAACCAGTTCATCGCGGAGCTGATCCGGCACGTGCTGGACGGGCACACCCGCTCGCTGCCCGCCGTGCTGGAGATCCCCTCCAAGGAGCACCCCTACGACGCCGCCAAGGACTCCATCCTGCGCCGCGCCAGGGGCATGTTCACCGCCGAGGACCTGCGCTAG